One bacterium DNA window includes the following coding sequences:
- a CDS encoding TPM domain-containing protein: MHRLFLVLGLIFGVSAGQAMEVKDVPNPRVERGSYVQDSGGLLNPDDIAKLDSLAVELEAKTGAELAFVTIDQLGGIDVEEFASRLFKQYGVGKKGRDNGILVLVARDDRRFRVEVGYGLEGTLPDALCKRLMDQKAVPRFKQGAFGLGLYDLGVALATKVAQSEGVALSLPGPPEAVDSAEGAPPLGLLDSPPEPSPWSEWRRWLGGLSVLGLTLLFIGWRTARFHLSPSIAGRRLAFGKSGTEFPVLLVLFVLVVTFFTAGFGGVHVLVMLGGTVSAVGLWAIWRKIYGPRVESYRRFCPSCRKPMQLINEREDDSRLKENEIAEEIAEGMDYEFWRCARCRAEERFDVKLPYADPCPRCQNRSLVTLIATVAEATYTSKGQKRTDKNCKYRACKFAETTYQTIPMKTRSSSSGGSGGYSGGGGGSFGGGSSGGGGASGGW; the protein is encoded by the coding sequence ATGCACCGGCTTTTCTTGGTACTGGGGCTGATTTTCGGGGTTTCGGCCGGACAAGCGATGGAGGTGAAGGACGTGCCCAATCCGCGGGTCGAGCGGGGGAGCTATGTCCAAGACTCCGGCGGCTTGCTTAACCCCGACGACATCGCCAAGCTCGACAGCCTCGCCGTCGAGCTCGAAGCCAAGACCGGGGCCGAGCTGGCCTTCGTCACGATCGACCAGCTCGGCGGCATCGACGTCGAGGAATTCGCCAGCCGGCTCTTCAAACAATATGGCGTCGGCAAGAAGGGCCGGGACAACGGCATCCTGGTCTTGGTGGCCCGCGACGACCGGCGCTTTCGGGTCGAGGTCGGTTACGGCTTGGAAGGAACCCTGCCCGACGCCCTCTGCAAGCGGCTGATGGATCAGAAAGCGGTTCCGCGCTTCAAGCAGGGAGCTTTCGGCCTCGGTCTCTATGATTTGGGCGTGGCGTTGGCCACCAAGGTCGCGCAAAGCGAAGGCGTGGCTTTGAGCTTGCCCGGGCCGCCCGAAGCGGTGGACTCGGCCGAGGGGGCCCCGCCGCTCGGCTTGCTGGATTCGCCGCCGGAGCCATCGCCTTGGTCCGAATGGCGGCGCTGGCTTGGCGGGCTTTCCGTGCTCGGCTTGACCCTGCTGTTCATCGGCTGGCGGACCGCGCGGTTCCATCTCTCGCCTTCGATCGCCGGCCGCCGGCTGGCCTTCGGAAAATCCGGCACCGAATTTCCGGTTTTGCTGGTCCTCTTCGTCTTGGTCGTCACATTTTTCACCGCCGGCTTCGGCGGCGTCCATGTTTTGGTCATGCTCGGCGGGACCGTTTCGGCCGTGGGCTTGTGGGCGATATGGCGGAAAATTTACGGGCCGCGGGTCGAGAGCTACCGGCGCTTTTGCCCCAGCTGCCGAAAGCCGATGCAGCTGATCAATGAAAGAGAGGACGATTCCCGGCTGAAGGAAAATGAGATCGCCGAGGAGATTGCCGAAGGCATGGATTATGAGTTTTGGCGCTGCGCCCGCTGCCGCGCCGAGGAGCGCTTCGACGTCAAGCTGCCCTACGCCGATCCCTGTCCGCGCTGCCAAAACCGCAGCCTGGTGACCCTCATCGCCACCGTGGCCGAAGCCACTTACACTTCCAAGGGCCAGAAACGGACCGATAAGAATTGCAAGTACCGGGCCTGCAAGTTCGCCGAGACCACTTACCAGACCATCCCGATGAAGACGCGGTCCAGCTCCAGCGGGGGCTCCGGCGGCTACAGCGGCGGCGGTGGCGGCTCTTTCGGCGGGGGAAGCTCCGGCGGCGGCGGGGCTTCGGGCGGGTGGTGA